The window CCCAACGTTCGACGATGCGCTGCTGGGGGATCACCTCGAGGAGTTCGACTACCGGTGAGCCGTGCCCGTCTGAAACGCCGCGAGCGCTTCGTCGGTCACGCCCTCGCGTGAGAGCAGCGTGAGCAGGTCGTCCGCCCGGATGACGGACTCACCGCGCGGCGTCAACACGGCGTCGTCGCGTTCGATCGCGATCACGAGGACGTCGTCTGCCAGCACGCCTTCCCGGCCGGCGCGCTCGAGAGAGAGTCCGGTGATCGGTGCCTCCTCGTCGACGGTCACCTCGATGATCTCCGCCCCGCCGGTGAGGCTGATGTAATCGGAGAGTGGTTTCGGCGTTTCGTCGTCCGGGCCGAACGGGCGATACGCCTGGAAGTGTTCGGTCTGTAGCAGGTCTTCGTCCTCGATGTCGATCCCGAGGGTGGCGATTTCACGGGCGATCCGCCGGAGATCCTGGGTGTCGGTGCCGACAGCGAGGACGTGAAGGTTGCGCCGGCCGGTCATCAACTCGCGGACGTTGATGACGCCGGGAATCAGCCGAACCTGGTGAGCGAGGCGCTCGCGGTCTTCGACCGGCGCGTTACAGAGATACAGGTTGCGCAGTCGACCGTCCCCCCGCTCGAAATCGACGACTGCGTGGTAGCCCTCGATCACGCCGGCGTCCTCGAGCTGGCCGATGCGGTTGCGGATCGTCGCTGGCGAGACGCCGACCTCGTCGGCGATCATCGGGGCCGACGTCGTGCGCGCGTCCTCCATCAGGGCGTGGATGATGCGCTTGTTGACCTCGTCGAGGCGGATGTCCATGGTGGTGCCTTCTCAGAACGGATACTCGAGCCTTTCGCTCGCCGGCCGATCAGTTGGGGTTCGATTCATCGGGAACGTTGTACCAATGAACCGCCTATCGCCGACCCCTTGGCGGGCGATCGGCGGCACCTGAATACGACGATTCCTCTCAGTCGACGGGATACTCGACGATCTCGTCGTGATCACAGCACGGACAGACGACCGTCTCCGGGGTGACCGTCGTACCGCAGTTTCGACACTCATAGACGTGCGACGACGTCTCCGCGGTGGACTGATTCGTCGGTGTGTCGGGCGAGCGGGTATTGGTTCCCGACAGGAGATCGGTGACGAGATCGGAGAGGGCCATGTATGGTCTCGTCCTCGGCTTCAATACTAGTCCGTATAAGTATTTCGTCGAATATCGTCACGAGTTATATATACTCGAGTCGTGGATCAACAACGACGGGGTCATCAGATACGGTATCCGTGACTGTGGTCGCGAACCCGGGACGACGATCGGTGGTTCGTCGGAGGGATACGAGTTCCGTTCGATGCGCCCGCCCGTGGTCGGCTGCCGTTTTGCCATTCGGGGAATCGAGTGCCAACGGATGGACGGTGGTTCGGTCACGCCATGACGTCTCGCCGTCGACCGGTTGGTCGCCGCTGCTCTCGAGTGGACTCACTGCTATCGGTCAGGACGCGTCGAAAGGGATCCTTAACAAAGCCGACAGCCGGCGGCCGTGCACTCGAATGAACGTTCTCACCCTGACGAACGCGGCGGATGCGCCGTTTATGACCCAACAGATGGCCGCGCTCGAGCGCCGCGGTGTTCGCTTCGAGACGCGATGTGTCGCCGGGGACGTCTCCGCCGACTCGCCGAGTGAGTCCCGGGGACTGCGCGAGTACCTCTCCTTTTTTCGAACGGTGCGCCAGGAGGTCGACGGCGGCTACGACCTGATTCACGCCCACTACGGGCTGACGGCACCGATGGCACTCGCTCAGCGACAGGTTCCGGTCGTCCTGTCGCTGTGGGGGTCGGACGTTCACGGCCCCGTCGCACCGATCAGCCGAACCTGTGCGCCTTTCTGTGACGCCGTGATCGTCATGTCCCCCGAAATGCAGAATGCGCTCGGGCGCGACTGTCGCGTCATTCCCGACGGGGTCGACCTCGAGTTGTTCACTCCCGGAGCCCAGTCGCTCGCCCGCGACCGCGTCGGCTGGCCGGACGAGACGTACAACGTTCTATTCCCGTACGCTCCGGATCGCGCCGTGAAAAACTATCCGCGGGCCGAACGAATCGTCGACGCCGTCGACGGTACGCTCGACCGGCCGGTCGCCCTGCAAACGGTTTCCGGGGTCGATCACGCCGATATGCGCCACTACATGAACGCCGCCGACGCCCTCCTGTTGACTTCCCACAGCGAGGGGTCGCCCAACGCCGTCAAGGAGGCGATGGCCTGTAACTGCCCCGTGGTCGCCACCGACGTGGGTGACGTTCGAGAACGCCTCGCGGACGTCTCGCCCTCGTGTGTCGCTGCCAGCGACGAGACGCTGATCGACGGCCTGGCGCAAGTACTCGAGTCGGGCACGCGCTCGAACGGGCGCGACGCCGCTCGGGAGGTCAGTCTCGAGCGAACGACCGACGCGATCCTCGAGGTCTACGGGGACGTGACGGGACTCGAACGACCAGCGAAACGACCGGTAGCATCGCCGTAGCTACTCGCTACGATAACTATAGTGTATGGATTCGAATAATATAGTTTTGGCCGAGCAAGCGATATTCGTCAAATCGTTTACGTCGGCGAGGAGGTCGCCTCGAGGCCGGGGTCAGCAGCCAGTACCCGATCGGCGACGTCGCCCATCGTTTCGACGACCAGATCGGTTTCCCGGCGGCGACGGTCGAGGTGCTCGAGGATCGCCCTGATCCGCTGGTCGTCGCGTTCGGTCACCAGGTTGTTCGGATGCAGCCAGAGGTGACAGAGTCGACCGTCGTCGGCGACGACCGCCTGGTCGATCGCACGGCAGGCGGTGACGACCATCGGATCGGCCCAGACGGTCTCGACGGTTCGGCGGGCGGTTCCCTCGAAACCGAACAGAAACAGCGAGGCCGGGACGTTAAGCAGACCGTACTCGTCGACGTGGGGCTCGACGAGCACCGAGCGATCGAACAGCCCCGTCTCGAACACCGACCGGAACCCTTCTGGCGTCGACGTCCGACCCCGGTAGGCGGTCATCCCGGACGCCGCCAGCGCTTCTCGGTGCCCGACCTCGTTGCGGGGATAGACGAACGACGAACACTCGAGTCCCCAGTCATCGGCTAGCTCGAGCGCCCGTTCGAACTCGGCGGACGCGATCTCGGACGTCGTCTCCGAGGAGTCGAACAGCACGTGAGAGAACGAGTGGCTGGCGAACTCGTGATCGACCGGCGACTCGATGATCGACTCGACGAGATCGGGGCCGAACCGGAGATCCGGTCGATCGCGCCAGTCGGTTCGCTCGCGCTCGAACCAGCCCGCCGGTGCCGGGTGGTCGGCGTGAGTGCCGTCGCAATCCTCGAGCATGAGGTGGCCGACGACAGCCCAGGTCGCCGGGACGTCGTAGGTTTCGAACAGCCCGCGGAGGGCGTTCCAGCCACGACGGCCGCTTTCGAGCCGATCCGTGGGTGGATTCTCGAGGTCGTGAAAGCCCCAGCCGAGTTCGGCGTCGACGGAGATGACGACGCTACCCACGACGGTCACCTCCCGTGTCTCTCATAGCGACACTTGCAGTAATCGCTCCCATATCCCGTGCATGACCACGAGTCGGTTTTGTTATGGAGCACCTGCAGCATCGGTCGGGTTACTCGAGGGTGGCGATTCGGCGTCTCTGCAGGGGGCACGGCACGACTGACGGTTTCCGGCACTACACCTCTCGGTGACCCTCTCACCCCTCCGACAGTGTCCCGTTCGTGGCCGTTTCCGACCTGCAGTCGCTGGATAACAAAGGCAACGCTGGGCTATGTGACCGGTAACAGGCGTTGCTAACGCCTCGATCATCATCATGAGCGGATCTATCACCCCACCGGCATCCGAGCGAGCGTTCGTTCTCGGACTCGATGGCGTACCGTGGCATCTCATTGACCGCTGGAGCGACGACGGCACCCTGGAGAACTTCGCTCGGCTTCGATCGGAGGGGGCAACCGGGCCGCTCGACAGCACTCGTCCGGCGACGACGCCGTTGGCCTGGCCCTCGATCGCGACCGGCGTCTGGCCCGATAAACACGGGATTTATGGCTTTCAGAAGCTCTCCTCGTCGTACTCCCACCGGATGTACACGAGCCAGGACTGCACACAGCCCCCGCTGTGGGAGCAACTCGAGCCAGCAGTCGTCGGAAACGTGCCGATGACCTACCCGGCGACCGAAATCGACGGCGAACTCGTGACGGGGATGATGACGCCCTCGACCGACCAGAAGTTCACCCACCCGCCCGACCTGGCCGACGAGATCGAGGAGGCGATACCCGACTACGAGATCAGCCTCAACTACCCCGAGTACGCCGATCGGCTGGAGGACTTCGAGGATGCCGTCGCCGATATTCTGGACAAACGACGGCGGCTCATGCGCCTCCTGATGGACAAGCGCGAGGACTGGGAGCTGTTCTTCTTCGTTTACACCGCTCCGGATCGCTTCCAGCATCTCATCTGGGACGAGGATCGGATTCTCGAGCACTACCGCGATCTCGACGACATCCTGGGCGAGGTGATGGACTACACCGACGAACACGACGCCGACCTCTACGTGGTCTCCGACCACGGCTTCGGTCCGATCGATCGGCTGGCCTACCCGAACCACTTCCTCGAGAGGGAGGGGTACCTGTTCCAGACCGAGGACGATGGAACCCGCGGGGCGCTCGCGAGCCTCGGCATCTCGCGTGAGCGGGTAACCAGCGCGCTCAGTCGGGTGGGCATCTCCGAGGAATTCTTGGTGTCGGCGCTGCCGCGACAGCTGGTCGACTCCGTCGCGTCCCAGATCCCCGGCCAGCACGCCCTCTACGACGTCGACTACGAGCAAACGGTCGCGTTCGTTCACGACGCTGGCAACCTCTACATCAACGACACCGACCGGTTCGATCACGGTGTCGTCTCGCCCCGGGAAATCGACTCGCTCAAGACCGAACTCACCGACTTCTTCGAGTCGATCACCGACGAGTCGGGCGAACGCGTGTTCGTCGTCTACGACGGCGAGGATCTGTTCCCGACGGATTCGAACGCGCCGAACCTGATCGTCAACGGCGCGGGCACCTACGAGGGCCGCAACGCGATCACCGACGAACCGTTCGGCGACCCTACCCCGACCGCCGCGAGCCATCGCCCCGAAGGGATCATGCTCTGTCGCGGCCCCTCGATCGAACCGGGGGCGACTCTGCGGGGCGCTCGCGTGGTGGACGTCGCACCGACGCTCCTCCACGGGATCGGCAAGCCGGTGCCCACGAACGCCGACGGACGCGTGCTGTTCGATGCGTTTCGTCCGGACGCCGAGCCGACCGGCACGAAGGTCGAGCGCAAAAACGTCACCAGCGATCGCAACCGGACGGACGTCGACGACGACTTCTCCGGCGTCGAAG of the Natronosalvus vescus genome contains:
- a CDS encoding glycosyltransferase, with the translated sequence MNVLTLTNAADAPFMTQQMAALERRGVRFETRCVAGDVSADSPSESRGLREYLSFFRTVRQEVDGGYDLIHAHYGLTAPMALAQRQVPVVLSLWGSDVHGPVAPISRTCAPFCDAVIVMSPEMQNALGRDCRVIPDGVDLELFTPGAQSLARDRVGWPDETYNVLFPYAPDRAVKNYPRAERIVDAVDGTLDRPVALQTVSGVDHADMRHYMNAADALLLTSHSEGSPNAVKEAMACNCPVVATDVGDVRERLADVSPSCVAASDETLIDGLAQVLESGTRSNGRDAAREVSLERTTDAILEVYGDVTGLERPAKRPVASP
- a CDS encoding alkaline phosphatase family protein, with amino-acid sequence MSGSITPPASERAFVLGLDGVPWHLIDRWSDDGTLENFARLRSEGATGPLDSTRPATTPLAWPSIATGVWPDKHGIYGFQKLSSSYSHRMYTSQDCTQPPLWEQLEPAVVGNVPMTYPATEIDGELVTGMMTPSTDQKFTHPPDLADEIEEAIPDYEISLNYPEYADRLEDFEDAVADILDKRRRLMRLLMDKREDWELFFFVYTAPDRFQHLIWDEDRILEHYRDLDDILGEVMDYTDEHDADLYVVSDHGFGPIDRLAYPNHFLEREGYLFQTEDDGTRGALASLGISRERVTSALSRVGISEEFLVSALPRQLVDSVASQIPGQHALYDVDYEQTVAFVHDAGNLYINDTDRFDHGVVSPREIDSLKTELTDFFESITDESGERVFVVYDGEDLFPTDSNAPNLIVNGAGTYEGRNAITDEPFGDPTPTAASHRPEGIMLCRGPSIEPGATLRGARVVDVAPTLLHGIGKPVPTNADGRVLFDAFRPDAEPTGTKVERKNVTSDRNRTDVDDDFSGVEDRLKGLGYME
- a CDS encoding Lrp/AsnC family transcriptional regulator; this encodes MDIRLDEVNKRIIHALMEDARTTSAPMIADEVGVSPATIRNRIGQLEDAGVIEGYHAVVDFERGDGRLRNLYLCNAPVEDRERLAHQVRLIPGVINVRELMTGRRNLHVLAVGTDTQDLRRIAREIATLGIDIEDEDLLQTEHFQAYRPFGPDDETPKPLSDYISLTGGAEIIEVTVDEEAPITGLSLERAGREGVLADDVLVIAIERDDAVLTPRGESVIRADDLLTLLSREGVTDEALAAFQTGTAHR
- a CDS encoding polysaccharide deacetylase family protein, with translation MGSVVISVDAELGWGFHDLENPPTDRLESGRRGWNALRGLFETYDVPATWAVVGHLMLEDCDGTHADHPAPAGWFERERTDWRDRPDLRFGPDLVESIIESPVDHEFASHSFSHVLFDSSETTSEIASAEFERALELADDWGLECSSFVYPRNEVGHREALAASGMTAYRGRTSTPEGFRSVFETGLFDRSVLVEPHVDEYGLLNVPASLFLFGFEGTARRTVETVWADPMVVTACRAIDQAVVADDGRLCHLWLHPNNLVTERDDQRIRAILEHLDRRRRETDLVVETMGDVADRVLAADPGLEATSSPT